The Candidatus Manganitrophus noduliformans genome includes a window with the following:
- a CDS encoding carboxypeptidase-like regulatory domain-containing protein: MSMCFRVGLVIIGMIGGMIGFFDRPNAFGYKEMEVKNGGTVSGKIVLKGPVPEPRIFPLVLYPFGPFCKKISDGEGNVRLKEFIVGKGGALGDAVVAVKEVKKGKPFQKIEADFVAVDCMFHPAEVPDEEQYSVKEGKLHHEHPNVTVLVNHKPISMINKDPIIHNIQVFQNEKGNIILNTPLPVSTEPRGGVLHFAPGKRISQMICGMHEFMQSWGFVVDNPYYTKTKKDGLFNIDQLPPGTYQITAWHPHFDIIEKEITVPANGKVEINFEFDATTVERALYETQHQRRISPATPHDHMLGPKDDRIIID; encoded by the coding sequence ATGTCAATGTGTTTTCGCGTTGGATTGGTGATCATTGGAATGATTGGTGGAATGATCGGTTTCTTCGATCGTCCCAATGCATTCGGATATAAAGAGATGGAGGTGAAGAACGGGGGAACCGTCAGCGGGAAGATTGTATTGAAAGGTCCCGTTCCGGAACCGCGTATTTTCCCCTTGGTCCTTTATCCGTTCGGACCCTTCTGTAAAAAAATCTCGGATGGTGAAGGGAATGTCCGGCTCAAGGAGTTCATCGTCGGCAAAGGAGGCGCGCTGGGAGACGCCGTGGTGGCGGTGAAAGAGGTAAAGAAGGGGAAGCCTTTTCAGAAGATCGAGGCCGATTTCGTCGCGGTCGACTGCATGTTTCATCCGGCCGAGGTTCCCGACGAGGAGCAATATTCGGTGAAGGAGGGGAAACTCCACCATGAGCATCCGAACGTAACCGTTCTGGTGAACCACAAACCGATCTCGATGATCAATAAAGATCCGATCATTCACAACATCCAGGTTTTTCAAAACGAGAAAGGAAATATTATTCTCAACACCCCTCTTCCCGTTTCGACCGAGCCGCGCGGCGGGGTTCTCCATTTCGCCCCCGGAAAGCGGATCTCTCAGATGATCTGCGGGATGCACGAGTTCATGCAGAGCTGGGGTTTCGTAGTAGATAACCCCTACTACACCAAGACCAAAAAAGACGGTTTATTCAACATCGATCAACTTCCTCCGGGAACGTATCAAATTACCGCATGGCATCCCCACTTCGATATTATCGAGAAGGAAATTACCGTTCCCGCAAATGGAAAAGTCGAAATTAATTTTGAGTTCGACGCCACGACGGTCGAGCGGGCGCTTTACGAAACCCAGCACCAGCGTCGAATCAGTCCGGCCACGCCGCATGATCACATGCTCGGTCCGAAGGACGATCGAATTATCATCGATTAG
- a CDS encoding carboxypeptidase-like regulatory domain-containing protein — MGRIISLLAFWSLIGASAGWGYEEGPVTDGGVLEGKVVLNGTPPPARIFHLIFSPNIDFCGRISDGKGNRLLKEFEVAPDGGLKNTVVAVVGVQRGKPFNYTPEVTIEDCRIAPWVTPVRNGHPFRMVNKDPIAHDVQGYTLKDEYTFAMFNKPLTPETIASKTVKLRNGHYLFRTQCGVHDFMQSWGLAVGNPYFAVTGQDGRFTIPDLPPGEYDVIAWHPHVKIRAGRIKIEPNGKSELNFAFDAAEVDIPIHDLQTQFRMDTALQPHHLVPPAVELQQY; from the coding sequence ATGGGAAGGATCATCAGTTTGTTGGCCTTCTGGTCCTTGATCGGTGCGTCGGCCGGATGGGGATATGAGGAAGGACCGGTCACCGACGGAGGTGTTCTGGAAGGAAAGGTCGTCCTGAATGGAACGCCCCCTCCCGCGCGGATCTTTCATCTGATCTTCTCGCCGAACATCGATTTCTGCGGGAGGATTTCCGACGGAAAAGGAAACCGGCTGCTGAAGGAATTCGAAGTCGCTCCGGATGGAGGTCTCAAAAATACGGTGGTTGCGGTGGTCGGCGTGCAGCGGGGGAAGCCCTTCAACTATACTCCGGAAGTCACGATCGAAGACTGCCGAATCGCCCCTTGGGTGACCCCGGTTCGCAACGGCCATCCGTTCCGAATGGTGAACAAAGACCCGATCGCGCACGACGTTCAGGGCTACACGTTGAAGGACGAATACACCTTCGCGATGTTCAACAAACCGCTGACTCCTGAGACGATCGCATCAAAGACGGTAAAGCTTCGCAACGGCCACTACCTTTTTCGAACGCAATGCGGTGTGCATGATTTTATGCAGTCGTGGGGGCTGGCGGTGGGAAATCCCTATTTTGCGGTGACCGGGCAGGATGGACGTTTTACGATTCCAGATCTTCCGCCAGGAGAGTACGATGTCATCGCCTGGCACCCGCATGTGAAGATCCGGGCGGGCCGGATCAAGATCGAACCGAATGGGAAATCGGAATTAAACTTTGCATTCGATGCTGCGGAGGTCGATATCCCTATTCATGATCTTCAGACGCAGTTTCGGATGGACACGGCCCTCCAGCCGCATCATCTTGTTCCGCCGGCGGTCGAGCTTCAGCAGTATTAA
- a CDS encoding leucine-rich repeat domain-containing protein, which produces MSRAQDREQDKHPENRDGKRTGISGIFHRGLALFFHPKHRTVRFPPDRTLGILFQKDRNNRSEDAWEEIGPASGDVFLPADKALRLKVASGDGAPVDLSPLTGLKQNDLQSLRLEYAKITDADLSHLRGLTGLNELELKSTAVTGEGFVHLRHLKLLIELGLWETPIDNAGLKHLREFTSLQELDLGMTQVTCSGLAHLQEMRSLRRLSLGGTEVGDKGMAFLREHTALQGLFLGCTKISDAGLAQLRELPELQRIALAATRVTDEGLSHLKELQTLEWLYLGGTRISDTGLASLRKLRNLKWLYLPGTGITDAGLAHLSALSTLRELDLKDTSVSPVGLARLRQALPDCKVTLK; this is translated from the coding sequence ATGAGCCGAGCCCAGGATCGGGAACAAGATAAACACCCCGAAAACCGCGACGGAAAAAGAACCGGAATTTCCGGGATCTTCCATCGAGGGCTGGCTCTCTTTTTCCATCCGAAGCATCGGACGGTTCGATTTCCCCCCGATCGCACCCTTGGAATCCTTTTTCAAAAGGACCGGAATAACCGCTCCGAAGACGCCTGGGAAGAAATTGGCCCCGCCTCCGGGGATGTTTTTCTCCCCGCCGATAAAGCGCTTCGATTGAAGGTCGCCTCGGGAGACGGGGCGCCTGTCGATCTGTCGCCGCTGACCGGCCTAAAACAGAACGATCTGCAAAGCCTTCGCCTTGAATATGCGAAGATCACCGATGCGGATTTGTCTCATCTTCGCGGTTTGACCGGGCTCAATGAGCTGGAGTTGAAGAGTACCGCCGTCACCGGGGAAGGATTCGTCCACTTACGTCATCTTAAACTTCTGATCGAACTCGGCCTCTGGGAAACCCCAATCGATAACGCCGGGCTGAAGCACCTCCGGGAATTCACCTCTCTCCAAGAGCTTGATCTCGGGATGACACAGGTGACCTGCTCCGGGCTGGCGCACCTTCAAGAAATGCGGAGCTTACGGCGGCTTTCTTTGGGAGGAACAGAGGTCGGAGATAAGGGGATGGCCTTCTTGCGGGAGCATACCGCGCTCCAAGGGCTGTTTCTCGGCTGCACCAAAATCAGCGACGCGGGGTTGGCGCAGCTTCGTGAACTTCCCGAACTGCAGCGGATCGCCCTGGCCGCAACCCGGGTCACCGACGAGGGACTCAGCCATCTAAAAGAGCTGCAAACCCTGGAATGGCTCTATTTGGGAGGAACCCGGATCAGCGACACCGGTTTGGCCTCTCTTCGAAAATTAAGGAATCTGAAGTGGCTTTATCTTCCGGGAACGGGGATCACGGATGCGGGGCTGGCTCATTTGAGCGCTTTATCGACCTTGAGAGAGCTCGATCTCAAAGACACTTCCGTCAGTCCCGTCGGCCTGGCGAGACTGCGGCAAGCGCTGCCTGATTGTAAGGTCACTTTGAAATAG
- a CDS encoding DUF507 family protein — translation MKLAKERVASLSKILVETLLKEGLIASSSKKELLIGKIESVILDDLQVEDRLNAEVREILKGYEKEIDQGNVDYQKMFQMIKKQLIKERNLVV, via the coding sequence ATGAAACTTGCCAAAGAACGGGTTGCCTCTCTCTCCAAGATATTGGTGGAGACCCTTCTCAAAGAAGGGCTGATCGCCTCCTCTTCCAAAAAAGAGCTCTTAATCGGAAAGATCGAGTCGGTGATCCTGGACGATCTCCAGGTCGAAGACCGCCTGAATGCCGAGGTAAGGGAGATTTTGAAGGGTTACGAGAAGGAGATCGATCAGGGGAACGTCGATTATCAAAAGATGTTTCAGATGATCAAAAAACAGCTGATCAAAGAGAGAAACTTGGTGGTATAA
- a CDS encoding DUF507 family protein — protein MALSEEKISHLSHLVLQALEKDPSVERKVEKELILRQIKRTLLSELNLDVQIDELVRQKLSSYSRRIVEGSPEWDILYQKTFNEEMKKRRK, from the coding sequence ATGGCCCTCAGCGAAGAAAAGATCAGCCACCTCTCTCACCTCGTTCTTCAGGCATTGGAAAAAGATCCCTCCGTCGAGCGGAAGGTGGAGAAGGAGTTGATCCTCCGGCAGATCAAGCGGACCCTCCTTTCGGAATTGAATCTCGATGTGCAGATCGACGAGCTGGTTCGGCAGAAGCTCTCCTCTTATTCGCGCAGGATCGTCGAAGGAAGCCCGGAATGGGACATCCTCTATCAAAAGACGTTTAACGAGGAAATGAAAAAAAGGAGGAAGTAA
- a CDS encoding cation diffusion facilitator family transporter: MEVDFRSIVTGHHHESEDQETYHPCQNSCGLDLGHPHNPQVQPISFSSVWSGERKRLLSAILLTGGVMIVEVIGGLMTNSLALLSDAGHMLTHLLALSISFVAMIFSARPPTSKKTFGFYRLEILAALLNSFLLLLVTLWIFYEAYQRFYDPVPVATVEMILIATIGLVTNLVTAALLSRSMKRSLNVKSAYLHMIGDTLSSVGVVAAAGVIYFTQWWFVDPLVGVFLSFVILYWAFRLMMDSIDILLEATPKGIDPVHVVEAVKVLEEVRDVHDVHVWTLTSGMYALSAHVAVEDMPLKETTHLLKKINFLLCQRFKIGHAAIQLEIAGAARK; this comes from the coding sequence GTGGAAGTAGATTTCCGATCGATCGTCACGGGGCATCATCACGAAAGCGAGGATCAGGAGACCTATCATCCTTGCCAAAATAGCTGCGGCCTCGACCTGGGGCATCCGCACAATCCCCAGGTCCAACCGATTTCATTCTCGTCGGTCTGGTCCGGGGAGCGGAAAAGGCTCCTGTCGGCGATTCTCCTCACCGGCGGGGTGATGATTGTGGAGGTCATCGGAGGATTGATGACCAACAGCTTGGCCCTTCTCTCCGACGCCGGCCATATGTTGACCCATCTCCTTGCGCTCTCGATCAGCTTCGTCGCGATGATCTTTTCGGCCAGACCCCCCACCTCCAAAAAGACGTTCGGTTTTTACCGCCTTGAAATCTTGGCGGCGCTGCTGAACAGTTTCCTTCTCTTGTTGGTGACCCTTTGGATCTTCTACGAAGCGTATCAACGCTTTTACGACCCGGTTCCGGTAGCCACGGTGGAGATGATACTCATCGCCACGATCGGTTTGGTGACCAACCTGGTCACCGCCGCCCTGCTGAGCCGATCGATGAAGCGGAGCCTCAATGTAAAGTCGGCCTATCTGCACATGATCGGGGACACCCTCTCTTCCGTCGGGGTGGTGGCGGCGGCCGGGGTTATTTATTTTACCCAATGGTGGTTCGTCGATCCTCTCGTGGGGGTGTTTCTCTCGTTCGTCATCCTCTACTGGGCGTTTCGCCTCATGATGGATTCGATCGATATTCTCCTGGAGGCGACGCCGAAGGGGATCGATCCGGTTCATGTCGTCGAGGCGGTGAAGGTGCTGGAGGAAGTCCGCGATGTCCATGATGTCCATGTCTGGACGCTGACCTCCGGCATGTATGCCTTGTCGGCGCACGTGGCGGTGGAGGACATGCCGCTGAAAGAGACGACGCATCTGCTGAAGAAGATCAATTTTCTCCTCTGTCAACGCTTCAAGATCGGCCACGCCGCCATTCAACTCGAAATTGCCGGGGCCGCCCGAAAGTAG
- a CDS encoding Glu/Leu/Phe/Val family dehydrogenase: MSENENREWLGELDHPEYKLALAQFERAAARLNLDPNLCERFKSPQRTLTVSIPIRRDDGHVEVFRGYRVQHDSALGPFKGGIRYHPSVTLGETAALAMRMTWKCALAGLPYGGAKGGVRCDPKILSRNELQRLTRRYTAEIFPIIGPDQDIPAPDVGTNEQVMAWIMDTYSQFKGYSVAEVVTGKPISIGGSLGREEATGRGLFVTILEAMRHLNLPVTSSTAIIQGFGNVGRHTARMLSAHGVQVIGVSDSKGAIYDPRGLDLARLLPYKEQTESVVGFPGADPISPEDLLEQPCTVLIPAALAGAIHIKNAGRLRCRILAEGANGPTNLDADVLLNDRGIFILPDILANAGGVIVSYFEWVQDLQNYFWNEKEIQNRLAEIITEAFQRVLARSLSEKVDMRLAAMMTGIEKIASAHLLRGLYP; this comes from the coding sequence ATGTCCGAGAACGAGAATCGGGAGTGGCTCGGCGAGCTCGACCATCCGGAATACAAACTCGCGCTCGCCCAGTTTGAGCGGGCCGCCGCGCGTCTGAACCTCGACCCGAACCTTTGCGAACGGTTTAAAAGCCCGCAACGGACGTTGACCGTCAGTATTCCGATCCGGCGCGACGACGGCCATGTCGAGGTCTTCCGCGGTTATCGTGTTCAGCACGATTCGGCGCTGGGGCCCTTCAAGGGAGGGATCCGTTATCACCCCTCCGTCACCCTCGGCGAGACGGCGGCGCTGGCGATGCGGATGACCTGGAAATGCGCTCTCGCCGGTCTTCCCTACGGCGGGGCCAAGGGGGGGGTCCGATGCGATCCGAAGATCCTCTCGCGCAACGAGTTGCAGCGGCTGACCCGGCGCTATACCGCGGAGATTTTCCCGATCATCGGGCCCGATCAGGATATTCCGGCCCCCGACGTGGGAACCAACGAGCAGGTGATGGCCTGGATCATGGACACCTATAGCCAGTTCAAGGGGTATTCCGTCGCGGAGGTGGTCACGGGAAAGCCGATCAGCATCGGCGGCTCGCTCGGCCGGGAAGAGGCGACCGGCCGCGGCCTTTTCGTAACGATCCTTGAAGCGATGCGTCATCTCAATCTTCCCGTCACCAGCAGCACGGCGATCATTCAAGGGTTCGGCAATGTCGGCCGGCACACGGCGCGAATGCTCTCGGCCCACGGCGTTCAGGTGATCGGCGTCTCCGACTCGAAGGGGGCGATTTACGATCCGAGGGGGCTTGATCTGGCAAGGCTCCTCCCGTATAAAGAGCAAACGGAAAGTGTGGTCGGTTTTCCGGGGGCCGATCCGATCTCTCCGGAGGATCTATTGGAGCAGCCGTGCACGGTCCTGATTCCGGCGGCGTTGGCGGGGGCGATCCACATCAAGAATGCCGGTCGGCTTCGGTGCCGCATCCTGGCGGAAGGGGCGAACGGTCCGACCAATCTGGATGCCGATGTTTTACTGAACGACCGGGGGATTTTTATCCTTCCCGATATTTTGGCCAATGCGGGGGGGGTGATCGTTTCTTACTTTGAATGGGTGCAGGATCTGCAGAACTATTTTTGGAATGAGAAGGAAATTCAGAATCGGCTCGCCGAGATCATCACCGAGGCGTTTCAGCGGGTCCTCGCGCGGTCGCTCTCGGAGAAGGTCGATATGCGGTTGGCCGCGATGATGACCGGGATCGAGAAGATCGCCAGCGCCCACCTGCTGCGCGGGTTATATCCGTAG
- a CDS encoding Glu/Leu/Phe/Val dehydrogenase — MNNLFEQMKTEGHERVLFCSDRASGLQAIIAIHNTHLGPALGGCRMWPYPDADAALNDVLRLSKAMTYKAAMADLPLGGGKSVIWGDPKKEKSEAKLIAFAKEVASLGGRYIVAEDVGIGLADIDRMRQVMPHAAGLPEEKGGSGDPSPATAYGVFCGMRASLEERFGESAFQGRKIAIQGIGKVGYALALLLHKAGAKLYVCDMDPERVAAICKVTDADPLLGHEIYRVECDVFSPCALGGFLNERTIPRLSCEIIAGAANNQLENAKAAILLKDRNILYTPDYVLNAGGLINIAEELNGYSKEKAYQKIEAIYDCVKEVFALAKKASILPSEAADRLAEARLAAGKRG, encoded by the coding sequence ATGAACAATTTATTCGAACAGATGAAAACGGAAGGGCATGAGCGGGTGCTGTTCTGCTCCGATCGCGCCTCCGGTCTTCAAGCGATCATCGCCATCCACAACACCCATCTGGGGCCGGCGCTCGGCGGCTGCCGGATGTGGCCCTATCCGGATGCCGATGCGGCCCTCAACGATGTGCTTCGGCTTTCAAAGGCGATGACCTACAAGGCGGCAATGGCCGATCTCCCCCTTGGGGGAGGAAAGAGCGTCATCTGGGGCGATCCGAAAAAGGAGAAGAGCGAAGCAAAGTTGATCGCCTTCGCCAAAGAGGTTGCTTCGCTCGGAGGACGGTACATCGTGGCCGAAGATGTCGGGATCGGCCTTGCCGATATCGATCGGATGCGTCAGGTGATGCCGCATGCCGCCGGACTTCCGGAAGAGAAGGGAGGGAGCGGCGATCCCTCGCCGGCGACCGCTTATGGAGTCTTCTGCGGGATGCGCGCTTCTCTCGAAGAACGCTTCGGAGAGAGCGCTTTTCAAGGGAGGAAGATCGCGATCCAGGGAATCGGAAAGGTCGGGTATGCTCTGGCGCTTCTTCTCCACAAGGCGGGCGCGAAGCTCTATGTCTGCGATATGGACCCCGAGCGGGTGGCGGCGATCTGTAAGGTCACCGACGCCGATCCGTTGCTGGGGCATGAGATCTATCGGGTGGAGTGCGATGTCTTCTCCCCCTGCGCGCTGGGGGGATTCTTAAATGAAAGAACCATCCCGCGGCTGTCGTGCGAGATCATCGCCGGGGCGGCCAACAATCAGTTGGAAAACGCCAAGGCGGCGATCCTTCTAAAAGATCGGAATATCCTTTATACCCCCGATTATGTCCTCAATGCCGGCGGACTCATCAATATCGCCGAGGAGCTGAACGGCTACTCGAAAGAGAAGGCTTATCAAAAAATCGAGGCGATCTATGATTGCGTAAAGGAGGTGTTTGCCCTTGCCAAGAAAGCATCGATCCTCCCGTCGGAGGCGGCCGACCGGCTTGCCGAAGCCCGGCTTGCGGCTGGAAAGCGAGGCTGA
- the speB gene encoding agmatinase: MKEEKWWAGLNQPKAAAPDITIVGLPYDGAVCYRKGAAKGPDAIRKVSSEIPPVLETGELLRGLVIRDDGNLPFGKNFVAAFPKLEKGVEERAARSFVLTLGGDHSVVIPVHRAFSKRATEKIGLIFVDAHTDLSDTFDGSSYSHACPLRRTMETDRFDPKKTILVGTRCFEMSGLEFIQKSEMTMYPAYEVAERGMRAVADEIVKQFADMQNVYLSIDIDALDPAFAPGTGIPDAGGLTTRDVITLIRRLHPLPIVGADLVEVAPPLDVSDITSFAALRIITEIFGLVHRRKEQRKRLSVI, encoded by the coding sequence TTGAAAGAAGAAAAATGGTGGGCGGGTCTCAATCAGCCGAAGGCAGCGGCGCCCGATATTACGATCGTCGGCCTTCCCTATGACGGCGCGGTCTGTTATCGAAAAGGAGCGGCGAAGGGGCCGGATGCGATCCGCAAGGTCTCGAGCGAGATCCCGCCGGTCTTGGAAACGGGGGAGCTCCTCCGGGGGCTGGTCATCCGGGACGACGGCAACCTTCCGTTCGGGAAGAATTTCGTCGCCGCCTTCCCGAAGCTCGAGAAGGGGGTTGAGGAGCGGGCGGCCCGCTCGTTTGTCTTGACGCTGGGCGGGGACCACTCTGTCGTCATCCCGGTCCATCGGGCCTTCAGCAAACGGGCGACCGAGAAGATCGGGTTGATCTTTGTCGATGCCCACACCGATCTCTCCGACACCTTCGACGGGTCTTCCTACTCGCACGCCTGTCCGCTTCGACGGACGATGGAGACCGACCGGTTCGATCCGAAAAAGACGATCCTGGTCGGCACCCGCTGCTTCGAGATGTCCGGGTTGGAGTTCATCCAGAAAAGTGAGATGACGATGTATCCCGCCTACGAAGTGGCCGAACGGGGGATGCGGGCGGTCGCCGATGAGATCGTCAAGCAGTTTGCCGACATGCAGAATGTCTATCTCTCGATCGACATCGACGCGCTCGACCCGGCCTTCGCGCCGGGGACCGGTATTCCCGATGCGGGGGGACTGACCACGCGCGATGTCATCACCCTGATCCGCAGGCTCCACCCGCTCCCGATCGTCGGGGCCGATCTGGTGGAGGTGGCCCCGCCGCTCGATGTCTCCGACATTACCAGTTTCGCCGCCCTTCGGATCATTACCGAAATCTTCGGCCTGGTCCATCGGAGAAAAGAGCAGCGCAAGCGGCTGAGCGTCATCTAG
- a CDS encoding acetyl ornithine aminotransferase family protein, whose product MKKKNNNKIPSLKGTPPGPNAQKWVERDNAVISPSYTRAYPLVVQSAKGIVITDVDGNRFLDFTSGIAVTATGHCHPKVVKAIVDQAKRLIHMSGTDFYYSSEVLLGEKLNRLAPGRERKKVFFTNSGTESTEAAMKLVRHQTKRPYYIAFLGAFHGRSMGALSLTASKVVHRAGFAPLVPGVIHAPYPNPYRPPAGIPAEECDRYTLNWLREVAFRHLVAPEEVAAIFVEPIQGEGGYVVPPKRFLGELSDLAREFGIQIVVDEIQTGMGRTGKMFASEHFNLVPDVMTLAKGLASGMPLGAMIAREALMRWAPGAHANTFGGNPIACEAALATIDLLENGGLMRNAEKMGNHLLSRLRAMQKTHRLIGDVRGFGLMIGVELVRDRETKKMAIPERNKIIQRCFEKGLLILGCGQNVLRFVPPLVIKRPEAERALAIFEEVLAEVEGERTPR is encoded by the coding sequence ATGAAGAAGAAAAATAACAATAAGATTCCCTCTCTCAAGGGGACCCCCCCCGGACCGAACGCCCAAAAGTGGGTCGAGCGGGACAACGCGGTGATCTCTCCCTCATACACCCGCGCCTATCCGCTGGTCGTTCAATCGGCCAAAGGGATCGTCATCACCGATGTGGACGGAAACCGCTTCCTCGATTTCACCTCCGGGATCGCCGTGACGGCGACCGGTCATTGCCATCCCAAAGTCGTCAAAGCAATCGTCGATCAGGCGAAGCGGCTCATCCACATGTCGGGGACCGACTTCTACTATTCCTCCGAAGTCCTTCTCGGCGAGAAGCTCAACCGGCTTGCGCCGGGCCGGGAGCGGAAGAAGGTCTTCTTCACCAACTCCGGAACGGAATCGACCGAGGCGGCGATGAAGCTGGTTCGCCATCAAACAAAACGGCCCTATTACATCGCCTTCTTGGGCGCCTTTCACGGCCGGAGCATGGGGGCCCTCTCTCTGACGGCGAGCAAGGTGGTCCATCGGGCCGGCTTCGCGCCGCTGGTCCCGGGGGTGATCCATGCGCCGTACCCCAATCCGTACCGCCCGCCCGCCGGTATTCCCGCGGAGGAGTGCGATCGCTACACGTTGAACTGGCTTCGGGAGGTCGCCTTCCGGCATCTGGTCGCCCCCGAAGAGGTCGCCGCGATTTTCGTCGAGCCGATCCAGGGGGAGGGAGGCTACGTCGTTCCGCCGAAGCGCTTCTTGGGGGAGCTTTCCGACCTCGCGCGCGAATTCGGAATTCAGATCGTCGTCGATGAGATCCAGACCGGCATGGGCCGGACCGGGAAGATGTTCGCCTCGGAGCATTTCAATCTGGTTCCCGATGTGATGACGCTCGCAAAAGGATTGGCCTCGGGAATGCCGCTCGGGGCGATGATTGCCCGGGAGGCGCTGATGCGCTGGGCGCCGGGGGCGCACGCCAATACCTTCGGCGGAAACCCGATCGCCTGCGAGGCGGCGCTGGCGACGATCGATCTTCTCGAAAACGGCGGCCTGATGCGGAACGCGGAGAAGATGGGAAACCACCTTCTCTCCCGGCTTCGCGCCATGCAGAAAACACATCGCCTGATCGGAGATGTTCGGGGCTTCGGCCTGATGATCGGCGTCGAACTGGTTCGGGATCGCGAAACGAAAAAGATGGCGATCCCGGAGCGGAACAAGATCATCCAGCGCTGCTTCGAGAAGGGACTGCTTATCTTAGGCTGCGGTCAGAACGTCCTCCGCTTCGTTCCGCCGCTGGTGATCAAGCGTCCGGAGGCGGAGCGGGCGCTGGCGATCTTCGAGGAGGTTCTTGCCGAAGTGGAAGGGGAGCGAACGCCGAGATAA
- a CDS encoding cupin domain-containing protein codes for MPLSIRRWEKPGEPAQKVALEKELKAQGYQPEFWVDKPGTAYTHRKYPSETVLWILRGEAKITLGADTDTLRDGDRITLPPNTHYSLQVLGDKSLLWLIALKKKKK; via the coding sequence ATGCCCCTCTCGATCCGCCGATGGGAGAAGCCGGGCGAGCCGGCGCAGAAGGTCGCCCTCGAAAAGGAATTAAAAGCCCAGGGCTACCAACCGGAGTTCTGGGTCGATAAACCGGGCACCGCTTACACCCACCGAAAGTATCCCTCTGAAACAGTCCTTTGGATCTTGCGCGGCGAAGCCAAGATCACCCTCGGCGCCGACACCGACACTCTCCGCGACGGCGACCGAATCACCCTCCCTCCGAACACGCACTACTCCCTCCAGGTCCTCGGCGACAAGAGCCTTCTCTGGCTGATTGCGCTGAAGAAGAAAAAAAAGTAA
- a CDS encoding phosphatase PAP2 family protein, translated as MEQLAELIGAYAVAVLVCILALFLGTAILLWHWIERYGQTLWEWIGLLWRATLDLPPLIRLRRRFPRLWAFLGRRLSPEGYLGLHLTIGLALILAALFLFADLAEEIWSGDEIAFFDQALARALREHATPTALRVFSAITWLGNVSVLAALGIAVGLLLVVLRRKFLLAGWMTALMGGGLLNVALKALFRRARPVLPSPFVTESGWSFPSGHAMGALIAYGMLAYVLVILFNGRGRRWIVLTAALLVLLIGASRMYLGVHYFSDVIAGYVAGMAWLATCIAGAEIARRHRRGRSPTAT; from the coding sequence TTGGAGCAACTGGCAGAGCTGATCGGCGCCTATGCCGTAGCGGTGCTGGTCTGCATCCTGGCCCTCTTTCTCGGGACGGCGATTCTGCTTTGGCATTGGATCGAGAGGTATGGCCAGACCCTTTGGGAGTGGATCGGCCTCCTCTGGCGTGCCACCCTCGACCTTCCCCCGTTGATCCGGCTTCGCAGACGTTTCCCCCGGCTCTGGGCATTTCTGGGCCGGCGGCTTTCTCCCGAAGGCTACCTGGGGCTTCATCTCACGATCGGTCTCGCGCTGATTCTGGCCGCGCTCTTTCTTTTTGCCGACCTGGCCGAGGAGATCTGGAGCGGAGATGAAATTGCCTTCTTCGATCAGGCGCTGGCCCGCGCGCTTCGAGAACACGCGACGCCGACCGCCCTCAGGGTCTTCTCCGCCATCACGTGGCTGGGAAACGTGTCGGTGCTCGCGGCGCTCGGGATTGCAGTCGGCCTGCTGCTGGTCGTCCTTCGGCGAAAATTTCTCCTGGCCGGTTGGATGACGGCATTAATGGGGGGCGGGCTGCTCAATGTCGCGCTGAAAGCGCTTTTCCGGCGCGCCCGTCCGGTGCTTCCCAGTCCGTTTGTCACGGAGAGCGGCTGGAGCTTTCCGAGCGGGCATGCCATGGGGGCGCTGATCGCGTATGGGATGCTGGCATACGTCTTGGTGATTTTATTCAATGGGAGGGGGCGCCGGTGGATCGTCCTGACAGCCGCCCTTCTCGTCCTGCTGATCGGCGCCAGCCGGATGTATTTGGGGGTCCATTACTTCAGCGATGTGATCGCCGGTTATGTGGCCGGAATGGCTTGGCTTGCCACCTGCATTGCCGGAGCCGAAATCGCGCGCCGGCATCGGCGCGGGCGGTCGCCCACGGCGACTTGA
- a CDS encoding zf-TFIIB domain-containing protein produces the protein MNCPVCKNVTLVMTDRQGIEVDYCPQCRGIWLDRGELDKLIERAAAATGAPEKQPPAPRDSGAGAYREHRDYDDDYRRKKKKRGFLGDLFDFD, from the coding sequence ATGAACTGTCCGGTATGCAAGAACGTCACGCTGGTCATGACCGATCGGCAAGGGATCGAGGTCGACTACTGTCCGCAGTGCCGCGGCATCTGGCTGGACCGCGGCGAGCTCGACAAATTGATCGAGCGCGCCGCGGCGGCCACGGGCGCGCCGGAAAAGCAGCCGCCCGCGCCGCGCGATTCCGGCGCGGGCGCCTACCGTGAGCACCGGGATTACGATGACGACTACCGCCGGAAAAAGAAAAAGCGGGGGTTTCTCGGCGACCTGTTCGATTTCGATTAA